The DNA segment ATTCGTTGAGGAAGAAACTCGCTTTGACGGCGCTGCGGGCGACCGGTTCGTTGTTCGTTTCGAGGATTTTCCATTTTTCGTCAAGCCTAACTGAAGCTTCGACGCCTTTGGCGGAGGCAATTTTATCGTAACTGTTTTTGTCTCCGGGTACGTTTTTTGGCGACGAGGCATAGGTCTTTTTTGACTCTTTCTTTTCACCGTCTTTTTTGGCATTTTCGTCGAAAGCTCTCGCCGCTTCGAGCAAAAGAAAAGAAACGTCTACTGAGCCTGTCTCATCCGGCGGGTCAGCCCAATGAAGCACGTTGAATATCCCGCTGTCCCAGGACAGCATCAGGTTGAACGCCTCTATCATCTGACAGCCTTCGGCCACGGCGTAAACAAGTTTGCCGTTTTTTATATACATCTCTCCGGTCCCTTTGGATGATACGACGGATATCCTTCTGTTACCGCCTGTGAGAGAGACAATTTGGATCAAATCGAACGGTGAAATGGATTCGATTTTGGCTTCGAATTCTCTGGAAGGCTGCATTATTTCTTCCACTTTCTGCGCGAACTCATCTAGGTCGAAAGGTTTTTCAATGTAAAGAACAGCTCCATTGTTGATGGCTATTCTCTGTGCCGTAGGTGACCCGTGAGCGGTTATGACCGCAACTTTCGTCAGAGGAGAAAAATCCTTCATCCAACCCATGAGTTGAAAACCGTCTACGTACGGCATTTTGAGATCGGTTACGACGAGATCGAAGGAGTTGTTCTTAAGTTTTTTTATGGCTTCCCGGGGATCCCATTCGATTTCAGTTTCGAATCCGGATTCGGACAATCTTTCACCGACTAGAGAAGCTATGTCGGCTTCGTCGTCAATAACCATCACTTTTTTCTTTTTCTCCGAAAAAAGCGAATCTTTCATTTTGTATGGTCTTTCACTTCATTAATGGAAGAGTTATTGTGACTTCAGTTCCAGAGCCTTTATTGCTCTTGATGTCAATTTCTCCGGACATGCCGTCAATGATGGCTTTTACGACGTTCAATCCCAGTCCGAATCCTTCCGGATAAGTAGAAAAGAAAGGCTCGAAAATGTCTTCCATCCGGTCTTTGTCAATTCCCACACCGTTGTCAGTGATGTTTATCAGAAGACGACTTTCACTGTTTGTCATATAAAGTACTATAACACAAGGTCTCTTGCCTGACAATAGACAAGCTTGCGTAGAATTTTCAAGTATATTGGATATCGCCTGAATCAACTCGTCGGGTTCGCCGTAAATTTTGGCTTCTTTTGCCTCGTTACTGTAATAGAGCTGGATTTCTTTGTTTTTTGAAAATTCACAGGTCTCTATCCATTCATCGAGAAGTATTTTGACGTCGTAAACGACTTCTTTTCTCGAGCTGGGTTTTGACAGTTTTTTTGCTGAGCCGATCAGTTTTGTCATTCTCGCGACCTGCTTTGAAACTTTTTCTTCCATCTGTTTTATTGATTCCTGGACTTCATGAGGCACTTTCCTGTTCTGGGCGACGTGTCTTTCTGACAACTGGACACATCCCTTTATTATGGTCAGGGGGTTGCTCAGTTCGTGGATGAGTTTTGAATAAAATTCAAGCATTGAAAGATAATTTTTTGAAAGCTCTTTACCGGTGTCGGCAAAGTTCATTCGCGATTCGTTCGGAAAATTCTTTTCCCTGTAACTTATTATGAAGTGGCTGTCGCATATCAGATTCGGGATCACATCTTCATTCAGTACTGTCAGTCGGAACTCTTTCCAGGATTTCTCGAGGATCTCTTTCAGCGATTCAAGCCCTTCGGTGCATCCGGAAGAGGCAAAAACAGGTTTTGAGTTTTTAAATACAATGTACGACTCTTCGTCCAGTATGAGTTTACCCTCGCATTTGATGCAGAAAATCATTACGAGGACATCGAGAAGAGAAAGGCGGTCAAGTTTTCCTTTGAGGATGAGATCATCTTTCATAAACGTCGTCGAAAGTTATCTCAAGAGTGGAATCCCCGGGTAAGGCGATAATTTCAACATCATTGTTCAAAGAAAAGAACGTAAACAATGAATTTCTGATTATTTCAGAAAAATCATCCCGTCCTTCGAAAGTAAGAGCCGAATTAGGGTAAAAATCCAGTAAAAACTTTAGTTCCATAAGCCTCATCATGCCGGACGAAGAGAGGGTGGAATCTTCAAAGTCTTGAGTTTCAAAAATGAACCGTCCGTTTACGGGCAGGATCGGCACTCTGACAGAGGTTGTTTTCTGAGGGGCTACGGCGGCTGTAAGGTAGTTATCGCTTTCGATGTAAAGAGTCTCGTTTTCATTGGCCGAGACAGAAGTGTCTGTGAATGAAAAAGAAAGATCGCGTCCTCTTATGTGCGAAAGGACAGGTTGTCCGGTAAAATAATCGTATACTGACAAATCATACAAGATGCTTTCGACGGATTGATCGAGAGTGAGTTCGAGGAAAACGTTCTGGTTTTTTCTCACCGAAACCGGCATGCTCAGAGCTCTGAATCCTTCTGAAACGACGTTCAGAGTGACAAAACCTGAAGGCACGTCGGTGAAGTTGAAAAAACCCGAGGAATCCGTGAAAATCTCGACAGGAGAATCGGATACAAGCGAGACCACGGCGTTTCGAACGGGTTCGCCGCCTTCTGATTTAACAGTGCCAGCAAGAGTGCCTGAACCTCTTACTGAAGAAGGATCTCTTATAAGACCGGCAAAAATTTTCGCACCCAGGGTCCAGTCGGGACAGGAAGCCGGAAATTGCGAACCCAGGCGCACGGAAGTCAGTATTTCGAGTG comes from the candidate division WOR-3 bacterium genome and includes:
- a CDS encoding response regulator produces the protein MKDSLFSEKKKKVMVIDDEADIASLVGERLSESGFETEIEWDPREAIKKLKNNSFDLVVTDLKMPYVDGFQLMGWMKDFSPLTKVAVITAHGSPTAQRIAINNGAVLYIEKPFDLDEFAQKVEEIMQPSREFEAKIESISPFDLIQIVSLTGGNRRISVVSSKGTGEMYIKNGKLVYAVAEGCQMIEAFNLMLSWDSGIFNVLHWADPPDETGSVDVSFLLLEAARAFDENAKKDGEKKESKKTYASSPKNVPGDKNSYDKIASAKGVEASVRLDEKWKILETNNEPVARSAVKASFFLNEWGRNIGKKFSFHNLSEIVLFISDRELWIKTGISENQIFLLAPKITHENIKKEINR
- a CDS encoding HAMP domain-containing histidine kinase, whose product is MKDDLILKGKLDRLSLLDVLVMIFCIKCEGKLILDEESYIVFKNSKPVFASSGCTEGLESLKEILEKSWKEFRLTVLNEDVIPNLICDSHFIISYREKNFPNESRMNFADTGKELSKNYLSMLEFYSKLIHELSNPLTIIKGCVQLSERHVAQNRKVPHEVQESIKQMEEKVSKQVARMTKLIGSAKKLSKPSSRKEVVYDVKILLDEWIETCEFSKNKEIQLYYSNEAKEAKIYGEPDELIQAISNILENSTQACLLSGKRPCVIVLYMTNSESRLLINITDNGVGIDKDRMEDIFEPFFSTYPEGFGLGLNVVKAIIDGMSGEIDIKSNKGSGTEVTITLPLMK
- a CDS encoding carboxypeptidase regulatory-like domain-containing protein; the encoded protein is MILFFLFLSHFSSFHAHTDFLTPEIGKRWRLGINALSYYSQSEMDDSLDYFLSEGALLEWKINSFMRTSGGFFLENTEKKSSASPLFNFVAGGPGGAFTDLGASFSVSNNGFSASLLADVQRNKICGFLFSPGYFWGDSTSFPYLSSRFYFTQTSNRSYVEIEKQFGKDSPFFSFDNSFVKFGILTEFFGNFSLEILTSVRLGSQFPASCPDWTLGAKIFAGLIRDPSSVRGSGTLAGTVKSEGGEPVRNAVVSLVSDSPVEIFTDSSGFFNFTDVPSGFVTLNVVSEGFRALSMPVSVRKNQNVFLELTLDQSVESILYDLSVYDYFTGQPVLSHIRGRDLSFSFTDTSVSANENETLYIESDNYLTAAVAPQKTTSVRVPILPVNGRFIFETQDFEDSTLSSSGMMRLMELKFLLDFYPNSALTFEGRDDFSEIIRNSLFTFFSLNNDVEIIALPGDSTLEITFDDVYER